From the genome of Segatella hominis, one region includes:
- a CDS encoding phage holin family protein, which produces MFSNDKNVETIGQLVEVLKHYIGLQTEYVKLDVVDKVVRLLTALTVTVVLVGLLMIALIYFSFALAYGLGELIGYVWGFCIVAAIYLFILVVFFIFRHQWIERPLVKFLAGILMQK; this is translated from the coding sequence ATGTTTTCTAACGATAAAAATGTAGAAACTATTGGGCAACTTGTTGAAGTGCTCAAACACTATATCGGGCTTCAGACGGAATATGTGAAGCTCGATGTAGTGGATAAAGTAGTACGCTTGCTGACAGCCTTAACTGTTACCGTTGTGTTAGTCGGCTTGCTCATGATAGCCCTTATTTATTTTTCTTTTGCCTTGGCTTATGGCTTGGGTGAACTTATTGGATATGTCTGGGGATTCTGCATCGTTGCGGCTATATACCTATTTATATTAGTGGTATTCTTTATATTCCGCCATCAATGGATTGAACGTCCTTTGGTGAAATTCCTTGCAGGTATTCTCATGCAAAAATAA
- a CDS encoding YtxH domain-containing protein produces MKALGYIGAFLGGAIAGSALGLIFAPEKGEDTRSKIADAVDNFCSKHNIKLSKKDVDDLVDDIKDAAPEV; encoded by the coding sequence ATGAAAGCATTAGGTTACATTGGAGCTTTCCTCGGCGGTGCAATCGCTGGTTCAGCTTTAGGTTTGATTTTTGCTCCTGAGAAGGGTGAGGATACACGTAGCAAAATTGCTGATGCAGTTGACAATTTCTGCAGCAAGCATAACATCAAGCTCAGCAAAAAAGATGTTGATGATTTGGTAGATGACATTAAGGACGCTGCTCCTGAGGTATAA
- a CDS encoding SPOR domain-containing protein produces the protein MKKLSVLSLGLCIVLALASCKSKESMYKKAYEKAQAQEVQQPTTTEPVVTPLETTTPSESTNTEVDNASVRQENVSLVSGSGLQNFSVVVGSFSLKANAEGLYNTLKSSGYDAQIVFNNERNMYRVVASTFVDKAGAVKSRNELRASKYPDAWLLFKK, from the coding sequence ATGAAGAAATTATCAGTTTTGAGCTTGGGCTTGTGCATTGTTTTGGCACTTGCAAGTTGTAAGTCTAAAGAAAGCATGTATAAGAAAGCATACGAGAAGGCACAGGCTCAGGAAGTACAGCAGCCTACAACAACAGAACCAGTTGTTACTCCATTGGAGACAACTACTCCTAGCGAATCAACAAATACAGAAGTAGATAATGCATCTGTACGTCAGGAGAATGTATCACTTGTTTCTGGTTCTGGTCTCCAGAATTTCAGCGTAGTAGTAGGTTCTTTCTCTTTGAAGGCTAACGCTGAGGGTCTCTACAACACATTGAAGAGTTCAGGCTATGACGCACAAATCGTATTCAACAATGAGCGCAACATGTATCGTGTGGTTGCTTCCACATTCGTAGATAAGGCTGGTGCTGTAAAGAGCCGTAACGAACTCCGTGCCAGCAAGTACCCAGACGCTTGGTTGCTCTTTAAGAAATAA
- the ruvX gene encoding Holliday junction resolvase RuvX translates to MMRILSIDYGKKRTGLAVTDPLQIIAGGLATVATSELFAFIEGYIQKEQVERIVIGKPMQPNGQPSENLARVENFFNRWRKAHPEIPIEYYDERFTSVLAHRAMIAGGVKKKVRKENKGLVDEISATIILQDFLQSRK, encoded by the coding sequence ATAATGCGCATCTTATCCATAGATTACGGTAAGAAACGTACCGGACTGGCAGTGACCGACCCATTGCAGATTATTGCAGGTGGGTTGGCCACTGTTGCTACATCTGAACTATTTGCCTTCATCGAAGGCTATATACAAAAGGAGCAGGTGGAGCGCATTGTCATCGGCAAACCGATGCAGCCCAATGGGCAACCCAGCGAAAACCTGGCGCGTGTGGAGAACTTCTTCAACAGATGGCGCAAGGCTCACCCGGAGATTCCCATTGAGTACTATGATGAAAGATTCACTTCTGTACTCGCCCATCGAGCAATGATAGCCGGCGGAGTAAAGAAGAAAGTGAGAAAAGAAAACAAAGGACTGGTGGACGAGATTAGCGCCACCATTATTTTACAAGATTTTTTGCAATCCAGAAAATGA
- the def gene encoding peptide deformylase, whose amino-acid sequence MILPIYIYGQPVLRKVAEDITPDYPELKQLISNMYETLDASNGVGLAAPQIGLDIRVVVIDLDVLSEDFPEYKGFRKAFINAHIIERDEESKTESLEEGCLSIPGISEKVTRPTRIHVKYLDEEYQEHDEWVEGYLARVMQHEFDHLEGTMFVDRISPLRKNMIAGKLKNIIKGKFRCAYRTKIRR is encoded by the coding sequence ATGATTTTACCTATTTATATATATGGTCAGCCTGTATTGAGAAAAGTGGCTGAAGATATTACTCCGGATTATCCGGAACTGAAACAGCTGATTTCCAACATGTATGAAACCCTTGACGCAAGTAATGGAGTGGGTCTTGCAGCTCCCCAAATTGGTCTCGACATCCGTGTTGTTGTTATCGATTTAGATGTACTCAGCGAGGATTTTCCTGAGTACAAAGGTTTCAGAAAAGCATTTATCAATGCTCACATCATCGAGCGCGACGAGGAAAGCAAGACAGAGTCTTTGGAAGAAGGCTGCCTGTCTATCCCTGGCATCTCAGAAAAAGTTACCCGCCCTACCCGTATCCATGTGAAATATCTTGATGAAGAGTATCAGGAGCACGACGAATGGGTGGAAGGTTATCTGGCAAGAGTTATGCAGCATGAATTTGACCACCTGGAGGGCACCATGTTTGTAGATCGCATTTCACCTCTACGCAAAAACATGATTGCCGGTAAACTTAAAAACATCATCAAGGGCAAATTCCGCTGTGCTTATCGCACTAAAATTCGTCGCTAA
- a CDS encoding tetratricopeptide repeat protein — MNKKRFLAIAFLALSIAPVAAQYRVDRLITAGRSALYYEDYVLSIKYFNLAIGAKPYLYEPWYYRSVAKFSLDDYTGAESDATEALHLNPYINDIYDLRAICRIRQSKYDEAIQDYNSAIKIEPRNRNYWFNRALCLMQDKKYDPALVQLDSIIKQWHDFSNAYSLKAEVYLQKKDTISAEKWLDKSLELNPYDGDTWTTRAYMALARKEWNIADEALTKSLHFKPNNVNNYINRALARINLNNLRGAMSDYDNALDLDPNNFLAHYNRGLMRVQLGDDNRAISDFDFVIKMEPQNFMAIFNRALLHEKTGNLRAAIRDFTTVINQFPNFWTGLSYRANCYRRLGMTNKAELDEFRILKAQMNKHLGIQPRWSSKTKKEIRKRSEIDPNKFASLVVEDEPKYEHEYKSEYRGRIQNRLVETAYLPMYRISYFPSTQNITGVQAFDRDVEQLNIQNKQNKDTKLYIVCNKEQLDENGSMKIFSLIDKLSAELSVAKDDERKKELLIHRAVANAVLRDFEAAISDFTEYIKLDDTNALAYWQRAVCQTEMDEFNVSEGQPIINIHSAEADFSDAIRLSKNNNAYIYYNRGNLHANRKELSKAIDDYTMAIKIDNKLAEAYYNRGIARSKTGNKTTAIQDLSKAGELGLYDAYSVIKRLNKQKEEKK, encoded by the coding sequence ATGAACAAAAAGAGATTCTTGGCTATAGCTTTCCTTGCATTGTCTATAGCACCGGTTGCTGCGCAATATCGAGTAGATCGCCTCATTACTGCAGGCAGAAGTGCTCTGTATTACGAAGACTATGTTTTGTCTATCAAATACTTTAATTTGGCAATCGGCGCCAAGCCATATCTCTATGAACCATGGTATTATCGCAGCGTGGCTAAATTCAGCCTCGATGACTATACGGGTGCTGAGAGCGATGCTACAGAAGCATTGCATCTCAACCCTTATATCAATGATATCTATGACCTACGTGCTATTTGCCGTATCAGACAAAGCAAATATGATGAGGCTATCCAGGATTACAATTCTGCCATCAAGATAGAACCGAGGAATCGCAACTATTGGTTCAACCGTGCGCTCTGTCTGATGCAGGACAAGAAATACGATCCTGCTCTGGTACAACTTGATTCTATCATCAAGCAGTGGCATGACTTTTCCAATGCATATTCCCTCAAGGCAGAAGTGTATCTCCAGAAAAAAGATACCATAAGTGCCGAAAAATGGCTGGATAAAAGTCTGGAACTCAATCCATACGATGGAGATACATGGACCACACGTGCCTACATGGCTCTCGCAAGAAAAGAATGGAACATTGCCGATGAGGCTCTCACCAAGTCTTTGCATTTCAAGCCAAACAATGTAAACAACTATATCAATAGAGCCTTGGCTCGTATCAACCTCAACAATCTGAGGGGAGCTATGAGCGATTACGACAATGCACTGGATTTGGATCCGAATAATTTTCTCGCACACTACAACCGTGGTCTGATGCGTGTACAACTGGGAGACGATAACAGAGCTATCTCCGACTTTGACTTCGTCATCAAGATGGAGCCACAAAATTTCATGGCGATTTTCAACCGTGCGCTCCTGCATGAGAAAACAGGAAATCTCCGTGCAGCCATCCGTGACTTTACAACGGTAATCAATCAATTTCCTAATTTCTGGACAGGGCTCTCCTATCGTGCCAACTGTTACAGACGACTTGGCATGACAAACAAGGCGGAGCTTGACGAATTCCGCATACTTAAAGCACAAATGAACAAACATCTGGGAATACAACCGAGATGGAGTTCCAAGACCAAGAAAGAAATACGTAAACGCTCAGAAATTGATCCGAATAAGTTTGCAAGCCTTGTAGTAGAAGACGAACCAAAATACGAGCACGAATACAAGAGTGAGTATCGCGGACGCATTCAAAACAGATTGGTGGAGACTGCTTATCTCCCTATGTACAGAATCAGTTATTTCCCAAGTACACAAAATATTACGGGTGTACAGGCATTCGACAGGGACGTAGAGCAACTCAATATCCAGAACAAACAAAATAAGGACACAAAGCTCTACATCGTATGCAACAAGGAACAGCTGGACGAGAACGGCTCTATGAAAATATTCTCGCTAATTGATAAGCTATCGGCAGAATTAAGCGTAGCAAAAGATGACGAAAGAAAGAAGGAACTTCTGATACACAGGGCTGTTGCCAATGCTGTATTGCGTGACTTTGAGGCAGCCATCAGTGATTTCACAGAATACATCAAGTTGGACGACACCAACGCATTAGCATATTGGCAAAGAGCCGTTTGTCAGACAGAAATGGACGAATTCAACGTTTCTGAGGGACAGCCTATTATCAACATCCATTCTGCAGAAGCAGATTTCAGTGATGCGATCCGTCTGAGCAAGAACAATAATGCATACATTTATTATAATAGAGGTAATCTGCACGCTAACCGCAAGGAATTATCCAAGGCCATTGACGACTATACCATGGCCATCAAGATAGACAACAAACTGGCAGAAGCATATTATAATAGAGGTATAGCACGTTCAAAAACTGGCAATAAGACTACTGCCATCCAAGATTTGTCTAAAGCAGGAGAATTAGGTCTTTATGATGCTTATTCTGTCATCAAAAGGCTAAACAAACAGAAAGAAGAAAAGAAATAG
- a CDS encoding MBL fold metallo-hydrolase: MLRFISFGSGSSGNCYYLYTETDSILIDVGVGLRSLKKHFHNYGMQFEDIHHILVTHDHADHVKSVGSLSNDFHLPVYTTRKVHMGIERNYCVRKKIVPQNVHVIEKGVPFTLGEFKVTPFGVPHDSTDNVGYFVEQGGVCFCLLTDVGHITEEMHKFIGRANYLVIEANHSVEMLLQGNYPQYLKDRILGPNGHLSNDACGKALAEYATSNLRHVWLCHLSEENNHPELARKTVEHVLRSYGIVAGKDFGLEVLKRKTPSEIYKLL, from the coding sequence ATGCTGAGATTTATTTCCTTCGGCAGTGGAAGTAGTGGTAATTGCTACTATCTTTACACTGAGACGGATTCTATATTGATAGATGTTGGTGTCGGATTGAGAAGCTTGAAAAAGCATTTTCATAATTATGGCATGCAGTTTGAGGATATTCATCATATCCTGGTTACTCATGATCATGCAGACCATGTTAAGTCTGTGGGAAGTTTGAGTAATGATTTTCATCTACCGGTATATACAACCCGTAAAGTTCACATGGGGATAGAGAGGAATTATTGTGTTCGCAAGAAGATTGTTCCGCAAAATGTCCATGTCATAGAAAAAGGGGTTCCTTTTACTCTGGGAGAGTTTAAGGTTACACCATTTGGAGTTCCTCATGATAGTACCGACAATGTGGGCTATTTTGTGGAACAGGGTGGTGTGTGCTTCTGTCTGCTTACTGATGTCGGACATATTACAGAAGAAATGCACAAATTCATAGGTCGTGCTAATTATCTGGTAATAGAAGCAAACCATAGTGTTGAAATGTTGTTGCAGGGTAATTATCCTCAATATCTGAAAGATCGTATTCTGGGTCCTAACGGACATCTGAGTAATGATGCTTGTGGAAAGGCGCTTGCCGAATATGCAACTTCTAATCTCCGACATGTTTGGCTCTGTCATCTTAGTGAAGAAAATAATCATCCGGAATTGGCACGGAAGACTGTTGAACATGTTTTGAGAAGCTATGGCATTGTGGCAGGAAAGGATTTTGGTTTGGAAGTGCTGAAACGTAAAACTCCGAGTGAAATCTATAAGTTATTATAA
- a CDS encoding BamA/TamA family outer membrane protein produces MKRYSYIPFSILLLTTACSTGKYVQEGEYILDKVAVVSDQSDYNAAPLSQYVRQKEKPKLFSLFRNPFSRKPVIYDTLQARLSCQDLMTAMQNEGYMNAGVSLYTETKGKKLKATYLLHPGQPFLIGKVNYDIQDEGIQQLLHLDQTDNQQIKPGMRFTVETLDNERKRIAGLLSDNGYFRFNKDFIHFTADTVMGRKDIALTLQLRKYKSNSNSPEVDHTRYLIRDVLFQSNDSDRIHLRKQVLLNATAIKAGRPYDASALQRTYNNFARLQAVKYTNIKFAEVPDTNLLDCHIQISTNKPSTISFQPEGTNTAGDLGAAASITYTNRNLFHGSEQLSIEFRGAYEAITGLEGYQDQNYTEFSVETKLVFPRFLAPFLSKSFRRRQTASSEWAVSWNFQNRPEFHRRVFSSAWRYRWSEPKHHLNYRFDLLDLNYVYMPWISSTFKRDYLDNAENRNAILRYNYEDIFIMKAGFTVSYTDGVDAVRANFESAGNLLNGVSKGFGFKTNSQGQHTLFNIAYAQYVKLDFDYTHLFQFDKRNALALHAGLGVAYPYGNSTVLPFEKRYFSGGANSVRGWSVRELGPGKFKGTDGRIDFINQTGDVKLDLNAEYRSSLFWKLQGALFIDAGNIWTLRNYAEQPGGQFKFTEFYKQIAASYGMGLRLNFDYFILRFDVGMKAINPAYESEKEHWSIFHPKLSRDFDFHFAVGLPF; encoded by the coding sequence ATGAAGAGATATAGTTATATTCCGTTTTCAATCCTTTTGTTGACTACAGCTTGCTCTACTGGCAAGTATGTACAAGAGGGTGAGTATATATTAGATAAGGTGGCGGTTGTGTCAGATCAGTCTGATTATAATGCAGCCCCTCTATCTCAGTATGTACGTCAGAAAGAGAAGCCCAAGTTGTTTTCGCTTTTCAGAAATCCTTTCAGTCGCAAGCCTGTCATTTATGATACCTTGCAGGCTCGTCTGTCCTGTCAGGATCTGATGACAGCCATGCAGAATGAAGGATATATGAATGCGGGTGTTTCTCTTTATACTGAGACAAAAGGGAAAAAACTGAAGGCTACCTATCTCCTTCATCCAGGGCAACCTTTTCTGATAGGAAAGGTAAATTATGACATCCAGGATGAAGGTATCCAGCAGTTGTTGCATCTCGATCAGACTGATAATCAGCAGATAAAACCTGGTATGCGTTTTACTGTTGAAACATTGGATAATGAGCGTAAGCGTATTGCTGGTTTATTGTCAGATAATGGATATTTCCGTTTCAATAAGGATTTTATTCACTTTACGGCCGACACGGTGATGGGACGCAAGGATATTGCTCTGACGCTTCAGTTGAGAAAGTACAAGTCAAATAGCAATTCTCCAGAAGTTGATCACACCCGTTATCTGATACGTGATGTACTTTTCCAAAGTAATGACAGTGATCGAATTCATCTTCGTAAACAGGTACTTCTCAATGCGACCGCCATCAAAGCGGGGCGACCTTATGATGCTTCTGCTTTGCAGCGGACATACAATAATTTCGCCCGCCTGCAAGCTGTAAAATATACGAATATTAAATTTGCGGAAGTGCCGGATACCAATTTGCTGGATTGCCATATTCAGATAAGTACCAATAAGCCTTCTACTATATCATTCCAGCCGGAAGGTACAAACACAGCTGGTGACTTGGGCGCTGCTGCATCCATTACCTATACCAATCGCAATCTCTTTCATGGTAGCGAACAGTTGAGTATAGAGTTTCGTGGCGCATATGAGGCAATTACCGGTTTGGAAGGTTATCAGGATCAGAACTATACGGAGTTTTCCGTAGAAACGAAATTAGTTTTCCCTCGTTTCCTGGCTCCATTTCTTTCCAAGAGTTTCAGGCGCAGACAGACGGCAAGTTCTGAGTGGGCTGTAAGTTGGAATTTTCAGAATCGCCCTGAATTTCATCGTAGAGTCTTTTCATCTGCATGGCGTTATCGCTGGAGTGAACCGAAGCATCATCTGAATTACCGCTTTGATTTGCTGGATCTCAATTATGTGTATATGCCTTGGATCTCTTCTACGTTCAAGCGTGATTATTTGGATAATGCGGAAAACAGAAATGCTATCCTGCGTTATAACTACGAGGATATCTTTATCATGAAGGCTGGTTTTACTGTCAGTTATACGGATGGTGTAGATGCTGTCAGGGCTAATTTTGAGTCGGCAGGTAATCTGCTGAATGGAGTATCTAAGGGATTTGGATTTAAAACTAATTCTCAGGGACAACATACTTTGTTTAATATCGCTTATGCGCAGTATGTGAAGTTGGATTTTGATTATACTCATCTGTTCCAGTTTGATAAGCGTAATGCCTTGGCTCTTCATGCTGGTCTGGGAGTTGCTTATCCTTATGGTAATAGCACGGTGCTGCCTTTTGAAAAACGATATTTCTCTGGCGGTGCCAATTCCGTAAGAGGTTGGAGTGTAAGAGAATTAGGTCCGGGTAAGTTTAAGGGAACTGACGGCCGTATCGATTTTATCAATCAGACGGGTGATGTCAAACTTGACTTAAATGCTGAGTATCGCTCTTCTTTGTTCTGGAAATTGCAGGGTGCGCTCTTCATAGATGCAGGTAATATCTGGACGCTCCGCAATTATGCAGAACAGCCTGGAGGTCAATTCAAGTTTACTGAATTCTATAAGCAAATAGCCGCTTCATACGGTATGGGTCTGAGATTGAACTTTGATTATTTCATCTTGCGATTTGATGTGGGTATGAAAGCTATCAATCCTGCTTATGAATCAGAAAAGGAACATTGGTCTATCTTCCATCCAAAGTTGAGCCGTGATTTCGATTTTCACTTTGCAGTAGGTTTGCCTTTCTAA
- a CDS encoding RNA methyltransferase, with product MISKNKIKYIHSLELKKNRNKEGVFVAEGHKVVEDLLELQPAEILVATEEWLKGKRFGASTEVIEVTDEELKKVSFLQHPQQVLAVFKQAGREHPTSTTGFSEVDTSILNLALDGVQDPGNLGTIIRIADWFGIEHIYCSLDTADVYNPKVVQATMGSIARVRVEYGNLQALMESLSQETPIYGTLLDGENIYQQKLENRGFIIMGNEGKGITPALTKLVNHRLLIPNFPEGRATADSLNVAIATAITCAEFRRQDISLS from the coding sequence ATGATAAGCAAGAATAAAATTAAATATATTCACTCTCTTGAGCTCAAAAAGAACCGAAATAAAGAAGGCGTATTTGTAGCCGAAGGACATAAGGTGGTGGAAGACCTCCTGGAACTCCAGCCTGCAGAAATCCTCGTTGCTACAGAAGAATGGCTGAAAGGTAAACGCTTTGGAGCCTCAACAGAAGTGATTGAAGTAACTGATGAAGAACTCAAAAAAGTGAGTTTCTTACAGCATCCCCAACAGGTTCTTGCTGTTTTCAAACAGGCCGGCAGGGAACACCCTACATCTACTACAGGCTTTTCTGAAGTGGACACTTCGATTCTCAATCTTGCACTGGATGGAGTCCAAGACCCGGGAAATCTGGGAACAATCATACGAATCGCAGACTGGTTTGGTATCGAACATATCTACTGCAGTCTGGACACAGCAGATGTCTACAATCCCAAGGTAGTACAAGCTACCATGGGTAGTATAGCCCGCGTAAGAGTGGAATATGGAAACCTGCAGGCTTTGATGGAGTCACTTTCTCAGGAGACACCGATTTACGGTACACTGTTAGATGGTGAGAATATCTACCAGCAAAAGTTAGAGAACCGTGGTTTTATCATCATGGGAAATGAGGGGAAAGGTATCACTCCTGCATTGACCAAACTCGTCAACCACCGCCTGTTAATTCCCAACTTCCCTGAAGGAAGAGCCACCGCAGACAGTCTCAATGTAGCGATAGCCACCGCTATTACTTGTGCAGAATTTAGAAGACAGGACATATCCCTCTCATAA
- the hisB gene encoding bifunctional histidinol-phosphatase/imidazoleglycerol-phosphate dehydratase HisB: protein MKKTKLLFIDRDGTLIQEPEDEQIDSFAKLVFTKGVFRNLSFIAQHTDFKLIMVSNQDGLGTDSFPEDTFWPVHNFIIQSLESEGIHFEKQHIDRHFPEDHSPMRKPGTGMLQEYMNNPEYDLANSYVIGDRETDAQLAENLGCKSLILGKDGMDWDKIAEILFAGDRIAEVKRTTKETDIYIKVNLDGSGKCDISTGLGFFDHMLEQIGKHGMMDLTIHTKGDLEVDEHHTIEDTGIALGECLLQALGDKRGIERYGYCLPMDDCLCQVALDFGGRPWLIWDAEFHREKVGEMPTEMFKHFFKSLSDAAKMNLNIKAEGENEHHKIEGIFKALARSLKMAVKRDIYHFELPSSKGML from the coding sequence ATGAAAAAGACAAAATTGCTTTTCATCGACCGCGATGGAACCTTGATTCAAGAACCTGAGGATGAACAGATAGACAGCTTTGCAAAGCTCGTCTTTACCAAGGGCGTGTTCAGAAATCTCTCGTTCATAGCTCAACATACAGATTTCAAGTTAATCATGGTGAGCAATCAGGATGGTTTGGGCACTGACAGTTTTCCAGAAGATACTTTCTGGCCTGTACACAATTTTATCATCCAGAGTTTGGAAAGCGAAGGTATCCATTTTGAGAAACAGCATATCGACCGACATTTTCCGGAAGATCATTCACCTATGAGAAAGCCGGGTACGGGAATGCTGCAAGAATACATGAATAATCCTGAGTATGATCTGGCCAACAGTTATGTTATCGGAGACAGAGAGACAGATGCGCAATTAGCAGAAAATCTCGGTTGCAAGAGCCTCATTCTCGGCAAAGACGGAATGGATTGGGACAAGATAGCTGAAATTCTCTTTGCAGGTGACCGTATCGCTGAGGTGAAGCGCACCACCAAGGAAACAGACATCTATATCAAGGTAAATCTCGATGGTTCGGGCAAGTGCGATATATCTACAGGATTGGGCTTCTTCGACCACATGCTGGAACAAATTGGTAAGCATGGCATGATGGATCTCACCATACATACCAAGGGAGATCTTGAAGTAGATGAGCACCATACCATCGAAGATACAGGTATAGCCCTCGGTGAATGTCTCCTCCAGGCATTAGGTGATAAAAGAGGAATTGAAAGATATGGCTATTGCCTGCCAATGGATGACTGTCTGTGCCAGGTAGCATTAGACTTCGGAGGTCGCCCATGGCTGATATGGGACGCAGAATTTCATAGAGAGAAAGTAGGCGAAATGCCTACAGAGATGTTTAAGCATTTCTTCAAAAGCTTAAGCGATGCAGCCAAGATGAATCTCAACATCAAGGCAGAGGGTGAAAATGAACACCATAAGATAGAAGGAATCTTCAAAGCGCTGGCCCGCTCACTGAAAATGGCAGTGAAGCGAGACATTTACCACTTCGAACTGCCAAGTTCCAAGGGTATGCTCTAA
- a CDS encoding MBL fold metallo-hydrolase — protein sequence MNNKLKITLLGTGTSSGVPVLGCNCEVCRSQNPKDKRFRCAVLVETDHTRILIDAGPDIRMQLLRVPFRKLDGVLITHIHYDHVGGMDDLRGFCKFGDIQVYGDGLVTSTLPHTMPYCFPANPELLYPGAPKLSLHTIEPHHEYTIGDISYMPIRVMHDKMPILGYRFGKFAYITDMKSMDDEEYTYLEGVEVLVINALRFEKPHHSHQLVDDAIRVARRIGAKLVYLTHVTHQIGLYEKANRRLPAGFQFAYDTQVIEIL from the coding sequence ATGAATAATAAATTAAAGATAACTTTATTGGGAACAGGAACATCAAGCGGTGTTCCTGTTTTGGGATGTAATTGTGAGGTATGCAGAAGCCAGAATCCAAAGGATAAGAGGTTTCGCTGTGCCGTATTGGTAGAAACGGATCATACCCGGATACTGATAGATGCAGGTCCTGATATTCGCATGCAACTTCTCCGTGTTCCTTTCCGTAAGTTAGATGGGGTGCTGATTACTCATATCCATTATGATCATGTAGGAGGAATGGATGACTTGCGCGGTTTCTGTAAATTTGGGGATATTCAGGTTTATGGTGACGGGTTGGTTACTTCCACCTTGCCCCATACCATGCCTTACTGTTTCCCTGCTAATCCGGAACTCCTTTATCCAGGTGCTCCCAAATTATCGCTGCATACCATAGAACCTCATCATGAATATACGATAGGGGATATCTCCTACATGCCAATTAGGGTAATGCATGATAAAATGCCTATTTTGGGTTATCGCTTCGGAAAGTTTGCCTATATCACGGATATGAAGTCGATGGATGATGAAGAATATACTTATCTGGAGGGGGTAGAGGTGCTGGTAATCAATGCGTTGCGCTTTGAGAAGCCTCATCATAGTCATCAGTTGGTAGATGATGCCATTCGTGTGGCAAGGCGTATAGGAGCCAAACTGGTTTATCTTACTCATGTAACGCACCAGATTGGCTTATACGAAAAAGCCAACAGGCGACTGCCTGCTGGCTTCCAGTTTGCTTATGATACTCAAGTGATAGAAATCCTTTAG